Within Halostella limicola, the genomic segment GCGGAGACCGAGCGGACCGTCTCAGTGGTCGTGATCGTGACTGGTAGCCTCCGGGCTCTCGCCCGCGTACGACGCCGGGTCGGCCTCGAACGCCCGTTCGCAGGCGTTCGAGCAGAAGTAGTACGTCGTTCCATCGTGGGTCGCGCTCGGTCCGTCGTCGTCGGTGCGCATTCCGCACACCGGGTCCCGGTACTGGCCGGACGCGCCGAGACCCCGCCGGTACACGTACAGCAGGAATCCGGTGAGCCCGAACGCGATCAGGTTGAGATAGAAGGTGTAGTTGAGCTCGAAGTACGTCCGTTCAGTCGCCGTTTCTCCGCCGGCGAGGTCGGGGACGATGCCGAGTGCGTCGAACAGCAGTTCCATGACGAACCCGGTGAACGCCATCGTCACGAAGAAGACGCCGAGGATGTACAGCATGACCGTCCAGCCGTAGTACTTCCGGTAGACGTTCAAGACGGGGATCGTGATGAGGTCCGCGTAGACGAACGCGATGACGCCGGCGAAGCTGATGCCGCCGCCCCAGAGCGCGACGGCGAACGGAACGTTGCCCATGCTGCCGACGAAACTTATCACGGCTATCGCGACGCCCATGATCGCGTTCTCGGCGGTCACGAGCAGGCCGTCTCCCTAGAGGAAGAGGGCGTTCCAGACCCACTGCGGGACGAAGACGATAACGAATCCCGAGATGAGAAAGCCGGCGATGACGTCCTTCCAGATCATCGACCACTCCTTCCGGTACTGATTCCCGATCCTGTACCACCCGCCCCACGAGCGCAACTCGTCTCGCCAGCCGCCACGACTCGACGCCGACTGGCGGTAGGTCTCCATACAGCCCTCCGAGCAGAACTTCAGCGTCTCGCCGCCGTCAGTGGTGAGGGCGTACTCGTCTCTCCCCTCCATCCCGCAGGTGGGGTCTTCGGTCACGTCGGACTCCCCGTCACGCTCGTTGAGCGTCTGCCGAACCTCTCGAAAGAGGTTTTCGGGGAGCGTCACGTGGACGATGACCGCCATGACGGCGATGAGGACGAGGCCGCCGAGCAGTTCCGCGAGGAGGAACTCCCAGCCCAGCAGGATGAGGATCATCAATCCGAGTTCGACGATGAGGTTCGTCGACGCGAACATGAACGCCAGGAAGTTCACCGCGTGCGCGCCCTTCTTGAACAGCCCCTTCCCGATGGCGACGGCGCCGAAGCTGCAACCGCTGCTCGCCGCGCCGAACGCGGTCGCCATCGTGAGACTGCGCAGGTCGCCCTCGCCCAGGACTTGCGCCATCCGCTCCTTGGAGACGTAGACCTGGACTAGACTGGTGACAGTGAGGCCCATGATGATAGCCCACGCCGCGGTCCAGAGAAACCCGACGCCGATGCGGAGTGATTCGAGGACCCCTCCGACGGCCGTTTCAGGCATAGTGGTACGATCGCGGGGATCATCTATTGCAGTTTTCCCTAGAAAAACACCGTCTTACGCCCGCGATACTGTTGAATCTAAACTTCCTGCGGATCATTTTCGAACGGTCGCGTCGTGTTCGACTGATTCTCCGCAGTCCACGGCGGCCGTCGGAACGCTGGCGGACGGTCGACCGCGGACGGAGCCCCACCCCTCTTCGGTTAGGAATATGAAGGAAAACTGCATTGAACACCGCACGCGTAGCTAGCAATAGCGGACTCACGGAGTGAAACATATGCCAGAAACCACTGACGACACACGGCTCGTCGCGATCGTCTTGCTCATCATCGGCGCGCTAGCAGTCCTGCCGATGTTCTTCATGGGCTTCGGGATGATGGGGTACGGCCCGATGATGGGCGGGATGTGGGACCGCGGAACGGCGCCCGGCTGGATGCTCGTCGCGAGCGTCGTGATCCGGCTCCTGTTCCTCGGAGCGCTCATCGGCGGCGGCTACCTCGTTTACCGGGCGCTGACGGGGAGCGACGGCGACTCGGACCGGGCGCTCGAAGAACTACGCCTCGCGTACGCTCGCGGCGACCTCACCGACGAGGAGTACGAACAGCGACGGGACTCCCTCGAACGGGACACCTAGCGAGCGAACGATGGTCGGCACCGCAAAGCGTGTTCGACCGACGGGCCGTACTCTCCCCGGCTGGCTCGATCGATACGCGACGATCGGTCTCTACGGGCTCGTCGTCGGGACCGTGCTCTGTCTCGTCGCGCTGTTCACCAACCCGGTACCCGACCCGTCGTTCCCGTGGGCGTCGCTTCCGGCGTCACAGCGTCTTCCGGTCCGGCAGCCGCGGATCGAACACTGGCCGGTGACGTACACGATCGGCATCTGGCTCTGGGTCGCCGGCTTTCCAGCGGTGTTCCTCGCGGGCTACAGGCGGTACGCGGAGAGAACCCGCGCGGCTGTGCCGACGTGGCTCGCCGGCTTGCCGACGCTCGCGATGCTCGGGTGGACGACCTACTGCCGGTTCTTCTGGCCGAAGCTTCACCCGCCGACGTGGAACGCGCCGTCCTACACCTTCGTCTGCTGGTTGTACTGCTCCTCCTACGACGTCATCTGGAGTAACGCAGCCTACGCCGTCGCTCTCTTCGGGATCGTCACGACGGTCCACGCGCTCCGATGCCGGAACGGAGCAGGGTACGCCCTCATCGGGTTCGGGATACTGGCGCTGCCCCTCGGACTGCCGGCGCTGTACGCGGGGTACCGCCGAACGACGGGGACGGCTCTCTGAGGCGGATCTTCGGCCGCTCGAACTCCTGAGACGGGACCTCACGCGGTTCGTTCCGCACCGATTCTCGCCTGACGGCAAGAAAGCCGGTATATCGCATCCACACCGTCTTTTATTCACGGCGCTATCGTACGAGTATGAACGGACTCGAGCTCGGGATTCGCCTCTCCGCCGGTCTCGTACTCATTCTGGCGAACGGTTTCTTCGTCGCGATCGAATTCGCGCTGACCCGCGTCCGACAGTACCCGGAGTCCGAGTTCGACGAACCGGGCCTTCGCCGAGCCTGGGAGATGACCCAGGACCTCGAGATCTACCTCACCAGCTGTCAGGTCGGGATCTCGGCCACGAGCATCGCCGTCGGGATCGTCGCCGAACCGGCCCTCGCGTCGCTGCTGGAGCCGCTGTTTCGCAACACACTCCTCGCCTCGGTCGGCGCCGGCGGCGTCGTCGCGTTCGTCATCATCAACCTGCTCCACCTGACTCACGGCGAACAGACGCCCACGTATCTCGGCGTGGAGCGGACGAAGTTCGTGGCCCGCTACGCCGCGACGCCGCTGTACTGGTTCGCGAAGGCCATCTCTCCGGTCATCGTGCTGGGCGACGGCGTCGCCAAGTGGACGCTCCGGCTGTTCGGCGTCGAGATGACCGGCGCCTGGCTCGAAACCGAGACCGACGTCATCGAGTCGCGGGCCGACCTCCGCCATCGGCTGGACTCGCTGCTCGACCGCGGTGGGATCTCCAGGGAGCGGAAAGAAGAGATCCTCAACGCGTTCGCCGTCGGCGACCGTCCCGTTAGCGAGGTGATGACCCGCCGCGAGGACGTCGTGTTTCTCTCGACGACCGAACCCGTCGAGGAGAACCTCCGACGGATCGGGAACAGCCCCCACACCCGATTCCCTCTGATCGGCGAGGAGCCGAGCGACTTCCGGGGAATCGTCTACGTGCCCGCGATCGTCGACAACATCGAC encodes:
- a CDS encoding hemolysin family protein — encoded protein: MNGLELGIRLSAGLVLILANGFFVAIEFALTRVRQYPESEFDEPGLRRAWEMTQDLEIYLTSCQVGISATSIAVGIVAEPALASLLEPLFRNTLLASVGAGGVVAFVIINLLHLTHGEQTPTYLGVERTKFVARYAATPLYWFAKAISPVIVLGDGVAKWTLRLFGVEMTGAWLETETDVIESRADLRHRLDSLLDRGGISRERKEEILNAFAVGDRPVSEVMTRREDVVFLSTTEPVEENLRRIGNSPHTRFPLIGEEPSDFRGIVYVPAIVDNIDDLRSGVVTIEEVAAQPMTIREDTFISDAVDRFQDEHQELALVLDEGERVAGLITATDALEAMMGEIEDPLDVELKERNRGSGTRSASGGDA
- a CDS encoding SHOCT domain-containing protein, whose translation is MPETTDDTRLVAIVLLIIGALAVLPMFFMGFGMMGYGPMMGGMWDRGTAPGWMLVASVVIRLLFLGALIGGGYLVYRALTGSDGDSDRALEELRLAYARGDLTDEEYEQRRDSLERDT